A stretch of Lathyrus oleraceus cultivar Zhongwan6 chromosome 6, CAAS_Psat_ZW6_1.0, whole genome shotgun sequence DNA encodes these proteins:
- the LOC127097277 gene encoding embryonic abundant protein VF30.1 — translation MEFSHITVLALFCLTFVRTGAIPSGEDYWKYVWPNTPLPEAFSDLLLPYGKTNSLPIRVEELNQYSTLFFPHDLYPGKKIVLGNSQSVAKMVRPFTEPRQGVTDSIWLENKERQSLDDFCNSPTAIGEHKHCVSSLESMIDHVISHFRTSKIKAISSTFDKNEDQYVVEEVKKVGENTVMCHRLNFKKVVFNCHQVRETTAYVVSLAAPDGSKAKALTVCHHDTRGMNPELLYEALKVSPGTVSVCHFIGNKAAAWVPNYSVDRPCVI, via the exons ATGGAGTTTTCACATATCACGGTTTTGGCTCTCTTTTGT ttgacttttgtgAGAACCGGTGCCATACCATCCGGAGAAGATTATTGGAAATATGTGTGGCCAAACACTCCTCTCCCTGAGGCTTTTTCAGATCTTTTGCTTCCTT ATGGAAAAACTAATAGCCTACCCATTAGAGTCGAAGAATTAAACCAATACTCGACACTTTTTTTTCCACATGATCTTTATCCTGGAAAGAAAATAGTATTGGGTAACAGTCAGTCTGTTGCAAAGATGGTGCGGCCATTCACAGAACCAAGACAAGGTGTGACAGATTCCATATGGCTGGAGAATAAAGAAAGACAAAGTCTGGATGACTTTTGTAATAGTCCAACTGCTATAGGAGAACACAAACATTGTGTATCATCTTTAGAATCTATGATTGATCATGTCATTTCACATTTTAGAACATCAAAGATTAAGGCTATTTCAAGTACCTTCGACAAAAATGAAGACCAATATGTTGTGGAGGAAGTAAAAAAAGTTGGTGAAAATACAGTGATGTGTCATCGATTGAATTTTAAAAAAGTTGTATTCAATTGCCACCAAGTGCGTGAAACAACTGCTTACGTGGTCTCGTTGGCAGCACCTGATGGAAGCAAAGCAAAGGCTTTAACCGTTTGTCATCATGATACAAGAGGTATGAATCCTGAGTTGCTTTACGAAGCTCTCAAAGTCAGCCCTGGAACTGTTTCTGTTTGCCATTTCATTGGCAATAAGGCTGCTGCTTGGGTGCCTAATTATTCTGTTGACCGTCCTTGTGTCATCTAG